The following proteins are encoded in a genomic region of Danio rerio strain Tuebingen ecotype United States chromosome 16, GRCz12tu, whole genome shotgun sequence:
- the atn1 gene encoding uncharacterized protein atn1 isoform X1: MKTRTHKESMPARSGRRRGGSEERRGRRPHPSPSRAERNERQTQRTAGEELSVGRFNRRSQGHDSSESEGEEHLPPPKRQKVQDSSNPSAPPISTNTPTSAPPPASSNSQSRESDNEDGQSQGSRSSVVGSLANSSSSISSGRDIDQDNRSSSPSLSASPLASLDSESDSPDSPKQGDKNKDGGGSKCVAEERRGSGRSEDSRPEDQKDSEGGIEGDLSPLKSSASHYTSHHGMVDNTNDPSSNRKSYFPLDSKVASKLEYTSPGGPEVIHTSSRIPSKTSTQCGKPGVGGAEYSHGNSNVSHASPLPPPPALKPLEVGQNAPSGDSKADKPEKGDKSAPPSLLPQTSTIPQQPPPPNTHHYTPTSWSGGPPTNCPGNWGYVRYPGNHHTHPSQQPPVQQQLPSVYNTTSSTRHSSHPPYLSHPHPHPHKEFLPRYGTTAERERAGREFGNRDFPASNSSSNANSSSGSICGSTSGGGGPNSNVSRDFGTSIPGQSRDYASNRDGPSGPQSGREYAPGFRDRERGTGREFPLPNQQLQAQGREFVPENTGGGGCHSRDKENRWGELSSQVRESGSNNYAGNPNQAPVGAQSSALPSATLANRDPTSSPQNSTSHPSFSTANSIPPNRDYSSPMDANVQGQTPQASSNSADLPPPPHYLREYPPPGAKDPYPPPGSSSSSVPLSGVQREFPSPPGLAPNLTREYPGGPLPHHSHYPGQTGLPMQHRDREREKDSTASSLHSNRNHPPSLSPSSSGSGTGHGHPTSSTYPPPLPPPSTSSHGQPPPIASLPGNHARQGPYSSSNQTPPTPLSPLPSPSNNPIGGFTFPLTSAPSVPLPASGVSTSCPSGCRPTPYHGTLSSHTPFSSSYHGNGNHGNSNASGNAPNNSNSTSTPSLLHSPQNNKVQPHIGNAGHNNSTSTSSTSLGGDGHPDSSSGPVPPTVIKEEPVEEREELESPPPVLRSPSPEPKPVDIPIHASQSARFHRVLDRGSGNSCARSDVLFVPLDGSKLWKKRNEAIERARREVEQRARDLREKEREREREKERERDLDRHLQQKDSGTSAGLGAAGARQGSSLFFPSSSSILLDPSSSSSSSVNPSHPAVHPQHHPAHHAAHPHHIHPSHLHPSLSHSIPHSLLLPSMAGGSPVVGGPQGALGIGLGGPYLGPDTPALRTLSEYARPHAMSPLSAAARAQAHHPHLHHHPHPHMHAHAQAHPHVHPSFFLSQFQNPALAHPHHLPADAATAAAILGFLYGGGLEGGPVHPGPGPGPGGLAGAGLGGMGFPHAVAAQRERVKPGFEFKSEERVYTAGALADPAIALSHAHSHAHSHSLLLGGGAGGGPPVSEVALYGTTPPPAPPPQALAAAARNPNPVPPPLSVPPTSSILPATLPTHQAPAGAPVTPAASAPPPQPPPPPPPPPPPTASSLHHPSPHSTFPTTHPSCQPPPLPAQAPPSERYPTPVRTPPSTERARSVERERERERVIPAAERERERDRERAGTGGGAAGGGTTAGGGGGTGGGDSLSRLQMLNVTPHHHQHSHIHSHLHLHQQDTAAGGVHPLMDPLASGSPLARLPYPGAALGPPILAHSLTDSEVLRQQLFGGPFREMPQSSSLGGSMSAAHQLQAMQQAQSAEIQFQRLALEQQWIHHHHHHSLTQDEYYSHLKKESDKTL, translated from the exons ATGAAGACCCGAACCCACAAAGAATCG ATGCCCGCTCGAAGTGGACGTAGGAGGGGGGGCAGCGAGGAAAGGAGGGGTAGACGTCCGCACCCCAGCCCCTCTCGAGCAGAGCGCAATGAAAGGCAAACA CAAAGAACCGCTGGAGAGGAACTCTCTGTTGGACGCTTCAACCGACGATCTCAAGGTCATGATTCATCAGAAAGTGAAGGGGAGGAGCATCTGCCACCACCTAAAAGACAGAAAGTCCAG GATTCCTCCAATCCCTCAGCACCACCTATTTCAACTAACACTCCGACTTCAGCTCCACCTCCAGCATCAAGCAACAGTCAATCAAGAGAAAGTGACAATGAGGATGGTCAATCACAAGGAAGTCGGAGCTCAGTAGTTGGCAGTTTAGCCAATAGTAGCAGTAGCATAAGCAGTGGTCGGGATATTGATCAGGACAATCGATCCTCCTCTCCAAGTCTTTCTGCTTCCCCCTTGGCTAGTTTGGATTCTGAATCTGACTCTCCAGATTCCCCTAAACAGGGTGACAAAAACAAAGATGGAGGGGGATCAAAGTGTGTAGCAGAAGAGCGGAGAGGTTCAGGAAGGAGTGAGGATAGCAGACCAGAGGACCAGAAGGACAGTGAAGGAGGAATCGAGGGAGATTTGTCTCCCTTGAAGTCCTCAGCATCCCACTATACATCTCATCATGGAATGGTGGACAATACTAATGATCCAAGTAGCAACAGGAAGTCATACTTCCCCCTGGATTCCAAAGTTGCAAGCAAGCTAGAGTATACAAGTCCTGGTGGTCCTGAGGTGATACACACCAGCAGTCGCATCCCTTCTAAAACaagcactcagtgtgggaaaccTGGGGTGGGTGGAGCTGAATATTCCCATGGGAATTCAAATGTGAGCCACGCATCACCACTTCCACCTCCACCTGCCCTGAAACCTCTAGAGGTAGGGCAGAATGCTCCAAGTGGAGACAGTAAAGCAGACAAACCAGAGAAAGGTGATAAGTCTGCTCCACCTTCCTTGCTTCCGCAAACTAGTACCATTCCCCAGCAGCCTCCTCCTCCCAACACTCATCATTACACCCCCACCAGCTGGTCAGGGGGACCTCCCACTAATTGTCCTGGCAACTGGGGATATGTACGTTACCCAGGTAACCACCACACACATCCAAGCCAGCAGCCCCCAGTACAGCAACAGCTACCATCAGTGTACAATACTACTTCATCCACTCGACACTCTTCCCACCCACCTTACCTTTCTCACCCTCATCCACATCCACACAAAGAGTTTCTGCCCAGGTATGGCACTACAGCTGAGCGAGAGAGGGCAGGGAGGGAGTTTGGTAACAGAGACTTCCCTGCTAGTAATAGCAGTAGCAATGCAAACAGTAGCAGTGGTAGCATCTGTGGTAGCACTTCTGGTGGTGGTGGACCCAACTCCAATGTGAGCCGAGATTTTGGGACCTCTATACCTGGACAAAGCAGAGACTATGCCTCAAACCGGGATGGACCTTCAGGACCACAGAGTGGTCGGGAATATGCACCAGGGTTTAGAGATCGTGAACGAGGGACTGGTAGAGAATTTCCTTTGCCAAACCAGCAACTTCAAGCACAGGGCAGAGAGTTTGTACCTGAAAATACTGGAGGGGGAGGATGTCATTCAAGAGACAAGGAAAATAGGTGGGGAGAATTATCAAGCCAGGTTAGGGAGTCGGGGAGTAACAATTATGCTGGTAATCCCAACCAAGCACCTGTTGGTGCCCAGTCATCTGCGCTACCTTCAGCCACCCTGGCGAATCGTGACCCAACCAGTTCACCACAGAACAGTACTAGTCATccttctttttccactgcaaatTCCATCCCTCCAAACAGAGACTATTCCTCTCCTATGGATGCAAATGTGCAAGGACAGACTCCCCAAGCATCGTCCAATTCTGCAGACCTTCCTCCCCCTCCACACTATTTAAGAGAGTACCCCCCTCCTGGAGCAAAGGATCCCTATCCCCCTCCTGGATCATCCTCTTCATCTGTCCCACTTTCTGGTGTGCAGAGGGAGTTCCCAAGCCCACCTGGATTGGCCCCAAACCTTACTCGAGAGTATCCTGGAGGACCACTTCCTCATCACTCTCACTATCCTGGCCAGACAGGGTTGCCTATGCAGCATAGAGACAGAGAGCGTGAAAAGGACAGCACAGCATCTTCTCTTCATTCAAATCGTAATCATCCCCCATCTCTTTCTCCTTCATCAAGTGGCTCTGGCACTGGACATGGACACCCCACATCTTCTACCTATCCCCCTCCCCTTCCTCCACCCTCAACTAGTTCACATGGTCAGCCTCCACCCATTGCATCCCTTCCAGGCAATCATGCTCGACAAGGCCCATATTCTTCATCTAATCAGACTCCACCAACTCCACTCTCGCCACTGCCCAGTCCCTCAAACAATCCGATAGGAGGTTTCACTTTTCCATTAACCTCTGCTCCTTCTGTACCACTTCCCGCATCAGGTGTGTCCACCTCTTGTCCATCAGGTTGCAGACCTACTCCTTACCATGGCACTTTAAGCAGTCATACTCCATTCAGTAGCTCTTACCATGGCAACGGAAACCATGGAAATAGCAATGCCAGTGGCAATGCTCCCAACAACAGCAATAGCACTAGCACTCCATCACTACTGCACTCCCCTCAAAACAATAAAGTACAACCACATATTGGTAACGCTGGCCATAACAACAGTACTTCAACCTCCAGCACATCTCTTGGAGGAGATGGTCACCCTGATTCATCTTCTGGCCCAGTGCCACCAACTGTCATCAAAGAGGAGCCAGTAGAGGAGAGGGAAGAATTAGAGAGCCCACCTCCAGTTCTCCGAAGTCCTTCCCCAGAGCCAAAACCTGTTGACATTCCAATCCATGCTAGCCAATCAGCTCG GTTTCACAGGGTTCTTGACAGAGGAAGTGGGAACTCTTGCGCCCGTAGTGATGTTCTGTTTGTTCCACTTGATGGTTCTAAACTTTGGAAGAAAAGAAACGAAGCCATAGAACGTGCACGTAGAGAAGTTGAACAACGAGCAAGAGACCTGCGAGAGAAAGAGCGGGAAcgagagagagaaaaggagagagaaagagacctGGACAGACATCTGCAG CAGAAGGACAGTGGCACAAGTGCTGGTTTAGGAGCTGCAGGAGCACGCCAGGGTTCTTCGCTCTTCTTTCCTTCCTCCTCCTCCATCCTTCTAGACCCTTCATCTTCTTCATCGTCCTCTGTGAACCCATCCCACCCAGCAGTTCATCCACAGCACCACCCTGCCCACCATGCCGCCCACCCCCACCACATTCACCCTTCTCATCTACATCCCTCTCTTTCTCACTCCATTCCTCATTCTCTTCTCCTCCCTTCCATGGCAGGGGGCTCTCCAGTTGTTGGAGGCCCTCAGGGTGCTCTTGGCATTGGGCTTGGAGGTCCATACTTGGGCCCTGATACCCCAGCCCTCAGAACCCTGAGTGAGTATGCCCGTCCTCATGCCATGTCCCCACTAAGTGCTGCCGCCCGGGCACAGGCACACCATCCACACCTTCACCACCACCCTCAcccacacatgcatgcacacgctCAAGCCCACCCCCATGTGCATCCTTCATTTTTCCTGTCTCAATTTCAAAACCCAGCACTTGCACACCCCCACCACCTTCCTGCCGATGCTGCCACGGCTGCTGCCATTCTGGGCTTTTTGTATGGGGGTGGGCTAGAGGGAGGCCCTGTCCATCCAGGGCCTGGTCCTGGGCCTGGGGGGTTGGCTGGGGCGGGGCTTGGAGGAATGGGATTCCCTCATGCTGTCGCAGCTCAAAGAGAGCGTGTAAAGCCAGGATTTGAGTTTAAGAGCGAGGAGCGTGTCTACACAGCTGGAGCCTTAGCTGACCCGGCAATAGCTTTGTCACACGCACACTCGCACGCACACTCACACTCCTTGCTGCTAGGGGGCGGAGCCGGAGGCGGACCTCCTGTTAGTGAGGTTGCCCTTTATGGTACAACTCCACCTCCTGCTCCACCCCCTCAAGCTTTAGCCGCAGCAGCTAGGAATCCGAATCCTGTTCCTCCACCTCTTTCAGTCCCACCCACATCCTCGATTCTTCCAGCCACACTCCCTACCCACCAGGCTCCTGCTGGAGCACCAGTGACGCCAGCAGCCTCTGCACCTCCCCCTCAACCTCCTCcccctccacctcctcctcctcctccaacaGCCTCATCTCTTCATCACCCCTCTCCACACTCCACCTTTCCCACCACACACCCTTCTTGCCAGCCCCCACCCCTCCCAGCTCAGGCTCCGCCCTCTGAGCGATATCCCACCCCCGTTCGCACTCCTCCCAGCACCGAACGGGCACGGAGTGTGGAAAGGGAGCGGGAAAGAGAGAGAGTCATCCCTGCTGCAGAGAGGGAGCGAGAGAGGGATAGGGAGAGGGCTGGGACAGGTGGAGGAGCAGCAGGAGGAGGCACGAcggctggaggaggaggaggcacAGGAGGTGGAGATTCTCTCAGCCGGCTACAGATGCTGAACGTGACTCCTCATCATCACCAGCACTCACACATTCACTCTCACCTACATCTGCACCAGCAGGACACAG CCGCGGGAGGGGTACACCCCCTGATGGATCCGCTGGCATCAGGGTCTCCCCTGGCCCGTCTGCCGTACCCAGGGGCTGCTCTTGGGCCTCCCATCCTGGCACACTCCCTCACTGACAGCGAGGTGCTTCGACAGCAGCTCTTTG GTGGTCCTTTCCGTGAAATGCCCCAGTCCTCGTCTCTGGGTGGCTCCATGTCCGCAGCGCACCAGCTCCAGGCGATGCAGCAGGCTCAGAGTGCCGAGATTCAGTTTCAGAGACTCGCCCTGGAACAGCAGTGGatccaccaccatcatcatcactccCTCACGCAGGACGAGTACTACag
- the atn1 gene encoding uncharacterized protein atn1 isoform X4 yields MKTRTHKESMPARSGRRRGGSEERRGRRPHPSPSRAERNERQTQRTAGEELSVGRFNRRSQGHDSSESEGEEHLPPPKRQKVQDSSNPSAPPISTNTPTSAPPPASSNSQSRESDNEDGQSQGSRSSVVGSLANSSSSISSGRDIDQDNRSSSPSLSASPLASLDSESDSPDSPKQGDKNKDGGGSKCVAEERRGSGRSEDSRPEDQKDSEGGIEGDLSPLKSSASHYTSHHGMVDNTNDPSSNRKSYFPLDSKVASKLEYTSPGGPEVIHTSSRIPSKTSTQCGKPGVGGAEYSHGNSNVSHASPLPPPPALKPLEVGQNAPSGDSKADKPEKGDKSAPPSLLPQTSTIPQQPPPPNTHHYTPTSWSGGPPTNCPGNWGYVRYPGNHHTHPSQQPPVQQQLPSVYNTTSSTRHSSHPPYLSHPHPHPHKEFLPRYGTTAERERAGREFGNRDFPASNSSSNANSSSGSICGSTSGGGGPNSNVSRDFGTSIPGQSRDYASNRDGPSGPQSGREYAPGFRDRERGTGREFPLPNQQLQAQGREFVPENTGGGGCHSRDKENRWGELSSQVRESGSNNYAGNPNQAPVGAQSSALPSATLANRDPTSSPQNSTSHPSFSTANSIPPNRDYSSPMDANVQGQTPQASSNSADLPPPPHYLREYPPPGAKDPYPPPGSSSSSVPLSGVQREFPSPPGLAPNLTREYPGGPLPHHSHYPGQTGLPMQHRDREREKDSTASSLHSNRNHPPSLSPSSSGSGTGHGHPTSSTYPPPLPPPSTSSHGQPPPIASLPGNHARQGPYSSSNQTPPTPLSPLPSPSNNPIGGFTFPLTSAPSVPLPASGVSTSCPSGCRPTPYHGTLSSHTPFSSSYHGNGNHGNSNASGNAPNNSNSTSTPSLLHSPQNNKVQPHIGNAGHNNSTSTSSTSLGGDGHPDSSSGPVPPTVIKEEPVEEREELESPPPVLRSPSPEPKPVDIPIHASQSARFHRVLDRGSGNSCARSDVLFVPLDGSKLWKKRNEAIERARREVEQRARDLREKEREREREKERERDLDRHLQQKDSGTSAGLGAAGARQGSSLFFPSSSSILLDPSSSSSSSVNPSHPAVHPQHHPAHHAAHPHHIHPSHLHPSLSHSIPHSLLLPSMAGGSPVVGGPQGALGIGLGGPYLGPDTPALRTLSEYARPHAMSPLSAAARAQAHHPHLHHHPHPHMHAHAQAHPHVHPSFFLSQFQNPALAHPHHLPADAATAAAILGFLYGGGLEGGPVHPGPGPGPGGLAGAGLGGMGFPHAVAAQRERVKPGFEFKSEERVYTAGALADPAIALSHAHSHAHSHSLLLGGGAGGGPPVSEVALYGTTPPPAPPPQALAAAARNPNPVPPPLSVPPTSSILPATLPTHQAPAGAPVTPAASAPPPQPPPPPPPPPPPTASSLHHPSPHSTFPTTHPSCQPPPLPAQAPPSERYPTPVRTPPSTERARSVERERERERVIPAAERERERDRERAGTGGGAAGGGTTAGGGGGTGGGDSLSRLQMLNVTPHHHQHSHIHSHLHLHQQDTGGPFREMPQSSSLGGSMSAAHQLQAMQQAQSAEIQFQRLALEQQWIHHHHHHSLTQDEYYSHLKKESDKTL; encoded by the exons ATGAAGACCCGAACCCACAAAGAATCG ATGCCCGCTCGAAGTGGACGTAGGAGGGGGGGCAGCGAGGAAAGGAGGGGTAGACGTCCGCACCCCAGCCCCTCTCGAGCAGAGCGCAATGAAAGGCAAACA CAAAGAACCGCTGGAGAGGAACTCTCTGTTGGACGCTTCAACCGACGATCTCAAGGTCATGATTCATCAGAAAGTGAAGGGGAGGAGCATCTGCCACCACCTAAAAGACAGAAAGTCCAG GATTCCTCCAATCCCTCAGCACCACCTATTTCAACTAACACTCCGACTTCAGCTCCACCTCCAGCATCAAGCAACAGTCAATCAAGAGAAAGTGACAATGAGGATGGTCAATCACAAGGAAGTCGGAGCTCAGTAGTTGGCAGTTTAGCCAATAGTAGCAGTAGCATAAGCAGTGGTCGGGATATTGATCAGGACAATCGATCCTCCTCTCCAAGTCTTTCTGCTTCCCCCTTGGCTAGTTTGGATTCTGAATCTGACTCTCCAGATTCCCCTAAACAGGGTGACAAAAACAAAGATGGAGGGGGATCAAAGTGTGTAGCAGAAGAGCGGAGAGGTTCAGGAAGGAGTGAGGATAGCAGACCAGAGGACCAGAAGGACAGTGAAGGAGGAATCGAGGGAGATTTGTCTCCCTTGAAGTCCTCAGCATCCCACTATACATCTCATCATGGAATGGTGGACAATACTAATGATCCAAGTAGCAACAGGAAGTCATACTTCCCCCTGGATTCCAAAGTTGCAAGCAAGCTAGAGTATACAAGTCCTGGTGGTCCTGAGGTGATACACACCAGCAGTCGCATCCCTTCTAAAACaagcactcagtgtgggaaaccTGGGGTGGGTGGAGCTGAATATTCCCATGGGAATTCAAATGTGAGCCACGCATCACCACTTCCACCTCCACCTGCCCTGAAACCTCTAGAGGTAGGGCAGAATGCTCCAAGTGGAGACAGTAAAGCAGACAAACCAGAGAAAGGTGATAAGTCTGCTCCACCTTCCTTGCTTCCGCAAACTAGTACCATTCCCCAGCAGCCTCCTCCTCCCAACACTCATCATTACACCCCCACCAGCTGGTCAGGGGGACCTCCCACTAATTGTCCTGGCAACTGGGGATATGTACGTTACCCAGGTAACCACCACACACATCCAAGCCAGCAGCCCCCAGTACAGCAACAGCTACCATCAGTGTACAATACTACTTCATCCACTCGACACTCTTCCCACCCACCTTACCTTTCTCACCCTCATCCACATCCACACAAAGAGTTTCTGCCCAGGTATGGCACTACAGCTGAGCGAGAGAGGGCAGGGAGGGAGTTTGGTAACAGAGACTTCCCTGCTAGTAATAGCAGTAGCAATGCAAACAGTAGCAGTGGTAGCATCTGTGGTAGCACTTCTGGTGGTGGTGGACCCAACTCCAATGTGAGCCGAGATTTTGGGACCTCTATACCTGGACAAAGCAGAGACTATGCCTCAAACCGGGATGGACCTTCAGGACCACAGAGTGGTCGGGAATATGCACCAGGGTTTAGAGATCGTGAACGAGGGACTGGTAGAGAATTTCCTTTGCCAAACCAGCAACTTCAAGCACAGGGCAGAGAGTTTGTACCTGAAAATACTGGAGGGGGAGGATGTCATTCAAGAGACAAGGAAAATAGGTGGGGAGAATTATCAAGCCAGGTTAGGGAGTCGGGGAGTAACAATTATGCTGGTAATCCCAACCAAGCACCTGTTGGTGCCCAGTCATCTGCGCTACCTTCAGCCACCCTGGCGAATCGTGACCCAACCAGTTCACCACAGAACAGTACTAGTCATccttctttttccactgcaaatTCCATCCCTCCAAACAGAGACTATTCCTCTCCTATGGATGCAAATGTGCAAGGACAGACTCCCCAAGCATCGTCCAATTCTGCAGACCTTCCTCCCCCTCCACACTATTTAAGAGAGTACCCCCCTCCTGGAGCAAAGGATCCCTATCCCCCTCCTGGATCATCCTCTTCATCTGTCCCACTTTCTGGTGTGCAGAGGGAGTTCCCAAGCCCACCTGGATTGGCCCCAAACCTTACTCGAGAGTATCCTGGAGGACCACTTCCTCATCACTCTCACTATCCTGGCCAGACAGGGTTGCCTATGCAGCATAGAGACAGAGAGCGTGAAAAGGACAGCACAGCATCTTCTCTTCATTCAAATCGTAATCATCCCCCATCTCTTTCTCCTTCATCAAGTGGCTCTGGCACTGGACATGGACACCCCACATCTTCTACCTATCCCCCTCCCCTTCCTCCACCCTCAACTAGTTCACATGGTCAGCCTCCACCCATTGCATCCCTTCCAGGCAATCATGCTCGACAAGGCCCATATTCTTCATCTAATCAGACTCCACCAACTCCACTCTCGCCACTGCCCAGTCCCTCAAACAATCCGATAGGAGGTTTCACTTTTCCATTAACCTCTGCTCCTTCTGTACCACTTCCCGCATCAGGTGTGTCCACCTCTTGTCCATCAGGTTGCAGACCTACTCCTTACCATGGCACTTTAAGCAGTCATACTCCATTCAGTAGCTCTTACCATGGCAACGGAAACCATGGAAATAGCAATGCCAGTGGCAATGCTCCCAACAACAGCAATAGCACTAGCACTCCATCACTACTGCACTCCCCTCAAAACAATAAAGTACAACCACATATTGGTAACGCTGGCCATAACAACAGTACTTCAACCTCCAGCACATCTCTTGGAGGAGATGGTCACCCTGATTCATCTTCTGGCCCAGTGCCACCAACTGTCATCAAAGAGGAGCCAGTAGAGGAGAGGGAAGAATTAGAGAGCCCACCTCCAGTTCTCCGAAGTCCTTCCCCAGAGCCAAAACCTGTTGACATTCCAATCCATGCTAGCCAATCAGCTCG GTTTCACAGGGTTCTTGACAGAGGAAGTGGGAACTCTTGCGCCCGTAGTGATGTTCTGTTTGTTCCACTTGATGGTTCTAAACTTTGGAAGAAAAGAAACGAAGCCATAGAACGTGCACGTAGAGAAGTTGAACAACGAGCAAGAGACCTGCGAGAGAAAGAGCGGGAAcgagagagagaaaaggagagagaaagagacctGGACAGACATCTGCAG CAGAAGGACAGTGGCACAAGTGCTGGTTTAGGAGCTGCAGGAGCACGCCAGGGTTCTTCGCTCTTCTTTCCTTCCTCCTCCTCCATCCTTCTAGACCCTTCATCTTCTTCATCGTCCTCTGTGAACCCATCCCACCCAGCAGTTCATCCACAGCACCACCCTGCCCACCATGCCGCCCACCCCCACCACATTCACCCTTCTCATCTACATCCCTCTCTTTCTCACTCCATTCCTCATTCTCTTCTCCTCCCTTCCATGGCAGGGGGCTCTCCAGTTGTTGGAGGCCCTCAGGGTGCTCTTGGCATTGGGCTTGGAGGTCCATACTTGGGCCCTGATACCCCAGCCCTCAGAACCCTGAGTGAGTATGCCCGTCCTCATGCCATGTCCCCACTAAGTGCTGCCGCCCGGGCACAGGCACACCATCCACACCTTCACCACCACCCTCAcccacacatgcatgcacacgctCAAGCCCACCCCCATGTGCATCCTTCATTTTTCCTGTCTCAATTTCAAAACCCAGCACTTGCACACCCCCACCACCTTCCTGCCGATGCTGCCACGGCTGCTGCCATTCTGGGCTTTTTGTATGGGGGTGGGCTAGAGGGAGGCCCTGTCCATCCAGGGCCTGGTCCTGGGCCTGGGGGGTTGGCTGGGGCGGGGCTTGGAGGAATGGGATTCCCTCATGCTGTCGCAGCTCAAAGAGAGCGTGTAAAGCCAGGATTTGAGTTTAAGAGCGAGGAGCGTGTCTACACAGCTGGAGCCTTAGCTGACCCGGCAATAGCTTTGTCACACGCACACTCGCACGCACACTCACACTCCTTGCTGCTAGGGGGCGGAGCCGGAGGCGGACCTCCTGTTAGTGAGGTTGCCCTTTATGGTACAACTCCACCTCCTGCTCCACCCCCTCAAGCTTTAGCCGCAGCAGCTAGGAATCCGAATCCTGTTCCTCCACCTCTTTCAGTCCCACCCACATCCTCGATTCTTCCAGCCACACTCCCTACCCACCAGGCTCCTGCTGGAGCACCAGTGACGCCAGCAGCCTCTGCACCTCCCCCTCAACCTCCTCcccctccacctcctcctcctcctccaacaGCCTCATCTCTTCATCACCCCTCTCCACACTCCACCTTTCCCACCACACACCCTTCTTGCCAGCCCCCACCCCTCCCAGCTCAGGCTCCGCCCTCTGAGCGATATCCCACCCCCGTTCGCACTCCTCCCAGCACCGAACGGGCACGGAGTGTGGAAAGGGAGCGGGAAAGAGAGAGAGTCATCCCTGCTGCAGAGAGGGAGCGAGAGAGGGATAGGGAGAGGGCTGGGACAGGTGGAGGAGCAGCAGGAGGAGGCACGAcggctggaggaggaggaggcacAGGAGGTGGAGATTCTCTCAGCCGGCTACAGATGCTGAACGTGACTCCTCATCATCACCAGCACTCACACATTCACTCTCACCTACATCTGCACCAGCAGGACACAG GTGGTCCTTTCCGTGAAATGCCCCAGTCCTCGTCTCTGGGTGGCTCCATGTCCGCAGCGCACCAGCTCCAGGCGATGCAGCAGGCTCAGAGTGCCGAGATTCAGTTTCAGAGACTCGCCCTGGAACAGCAGTGGatccaccaccatcatcatcactccCTCACGCAGGACGAGTACTACag